From the genome of Gracilinanus agilis isolate LMUSP501 chromosome 2, AgileGrace, whole genome shotgun sequence, one region includes:
- the LOC123235560 gene encoding barrier-to-autointegration factor-like codes for MTTSQKHRDFVAEPMGDKPVGCLAGIGEVLSKKLEDKGFDKAYVVLGQFLVLKKDEELFREWLRDNFGANARQSRDCFGCLQEWCDAFL; via the coding sequence ATGACGACCTCTCAGAAGCACCGTGACTTCGTGGCGGAGCCTATGGGAGACAAACCTGTGGGGTGCCTGGCGGGCATCGGAGAAGTGTTGAGCAAGAAGCTTGAGGACAAAGGTTTCGACAAGGCCTATGTGGTCCTGGGCCAGTTCCTGGTGctgaaaaaagatgaagaactcTTTCGGGAGTGGCTCAGAGATAACTTTGGGGCTAACGCCAGGCAATCTCGGGATTGCTTTGGCTGTCTTCAAGAATGGTGTGATGCTTTCTTGTGA